One Nitrosopumilus piranensis genomic region harbors:
- a CDS encoding winged helix-turn-helix domain-containing protein — MAEYRTHMKIIGDILATTRDDLQDEDGATVTYLIRKANISHSRISRILKTLVSQGLLEQVDTQGYNKYKISQTGREFLQAYYKFTSFADNFGLSI; from the coding sequence ATGGCAGAGTATAGGACACATATGAAAATTATTGGTGATATACTAGCTACTACCAGAGATGATCTTCAAGACGAAGATGGGGCAACAGTAACTTATCTGATTAGAAAAGCAAACATTTCTCATTCTAGAATTTCAAGAATTCTAAAGACATTGGTTTCTCAAGGATTATTAGAACAAGTCGACACACAAGGTTATAACAAATACAAAATTAGTCAAACAGGTAGAGAGTTCCTTCAAGCATATTACAAGTTTACAAGTTTTGCAGACAATTTTGGATTAAGCATCTAA